A stretch of Paenibacillus mucilaginosus 3016 DNA encodes these proteins:
- a CDS encoding condensation domain-containing protein, translating to MTSKIEIQNVYGLTPLQEGMLFHSQSDSGTGAYVQQLLIRFSGELSVEALRESYLGLVKRHDVLRTVFRASNTDKPLQVVLKERPVNIRQEDWRHLPPDGQEKRLADFAGEDRRIGFDLAREVPVRLTAIRLGERSSALHLSFHHILLDGWSLGLLLGELFDGYTAHVKGNAYTPEAPAFAFGRYLHWLSGRDDKAAESYWRSYLSGVEGISGLPRTRPASVSAGTQSPVETYSFSFDEKLTGELNALAQAHGVTLSTVFQTLWGVLLHRYGGTEDAVFGSVVAGRPAGLPGIEQALGLFIHTVPVRVQAGSRSFSAILQEVQQDVLASADHEAYPLYAIQALHGGRSPLFDHVVAFENYPLDRDSLLAASSGSTVTDLEWHEETNYDVHVTVHPGRELTVRCVYRPSAFDRGIFRRLEGHLRMLAASAVRYPERPGGGAGLYNGGGK from the coding sequence ATGACCTCGAAAATCGAAATTCAAAACGTATATGGGTTAACTCCGCTTCAGGAAGGCATGCTGTTTCATTCGCAATCGGACAGCGGGACGGGCGCCTATGTCCAGCAGCTGTTGATCCGGTTCAGCGGCGAACTGAGCGTGGAGGCGCTGCGGGAAAGCTATCTGGGCCTCGTGAAGCGCCATGATGTTCTGCGGACGGTCTTCCGTGCCTCGAACACGGATAAGCCGCTGCAGGTCGTGCTGAAGGAACGTCCGGTGAACATCCGGCAAGAGGATTGGCGTCACCTTCCGCCTGACGGGCAGGAGAAGAGGCTGGCGGACTTCGCCGGGGAGGACCGCAGAATTGGATTTGACCTCGCAAGAGAAGTACCCGTGCGCCTTACGGCGATCCGGCTCGGGGAGAGAAGCTCGGCGCTTCATCTCAGCTTCCACCATATCCTGCTCGACGGCTGGTCGCTCGGCCTGCTGCTGGGGGAGCTGTTCGACGGCTATACGGCGCATGTCAAGGGGAATGCCTATACGCCTGAGGCACCCGCTTTTGCGTTCGGACGGTATCTCCATTGGCTGTCCGGGCGGGATGACAAGGCAGCCGAATCTTACTGGCGGAGCTATCTCTCGGGGGTGGAAGGGATAAGCGGCCTGCCCCGTACAAGGCCTGCCTCCGTTTCTGCAGGAACGCAGAGTCCGGTAGAGACGTACTCGTTCTCCTTCGATGAGAAGCTGACCGGCGAACTGAACGCCCTCGCCCAGGCACACGGTGTGACGCTGAGCACGGTGTTCCAAACGCTGTGGGGCGTGCTCCTGCACCGCTACGGCGGAACGGAGGATGCGGTCTTCGGGTCCGTCGTGGCAGGACGGCCTGCCGGGCTGCCGGGCATCGAGCAGGCTCTGGGCCTGTTCATCCACACGGTCCCGGTCCGTGTGCAGGCAGGGAGCCGGAGCTTTTCCGCCATTCTGCAGGAGGTTCAGCAGGATGTTCTGGCCTCAGCGGACCACGAGGCGTATCCACTCTACGCCATTCAGGCCCTGCACGGCGGGCGGAGTCCGCTGTTCGATCATGTGGTGGCCTTCGAGAACTACCCGCTGGACCGGGACTCGCTGCTCGCCGCCTCGTCGGGCAGTACGGTGACGGATCTGGAGTGGCACGAGGAGACGAACTATGACGTCCATGTGACCGTTCATCCGGGCCGGGAACTCACCGTGCGCTGCGTGTACCGGCCCTCCGCCTTTGACCGTGGGATCTTCCGCCGTCTGGAAGGCCATCTTCGTATGCTGGCTGCCTCTGCGGTACGTTATCCGGAGCGGCCTGGCGGGGGAGCTGGACTATATAACGGGGGAGGAAAATAA